From the Gemmatimonadota bacterium genome, one window contains:
- the gmk gene encoding guanylate kinase has translation MSDSPRVPAFPLVLSGPSGAGKTSVASWLLANVPDIVLSVSCTTRARRGQEVDGEDYFYIDETDFLARRDRGEFVEWALVHGNLYGTSADFLDRRVRKGQIVLLDVDVQGGTAIRAARPDAVLVFLMPPGLTALEERLRGRHTDAEDVILRRMTAARLEMEYASEYDYLIVNHDLDAARQAVKAVVEAERARTRRLLEMNPANRDPVLVQTGTAPSQSELTENLERQ, from the coding sequence ATGAGCGATTCTCCCCGCGTTCCCGCGTTCCCGCTGGTTCTCTCCGGTCCCTCGGGGGCGGGGAAGACTTCCGTCGCGTCGTGGCTTCTGGCGAATGTGCCGGACATCGTGCTTTCGGTCTCCTGTACCACGCGGGCCCGGCGTGGGCAGGAGGTGGACGGAGAGGACTACTTCTACATCGACGAAACAGACTTTCTGGCGCGGCGGGACCGCGGCGAATTTGTGGAATGGGCGCTGGTCCACGGGAATCTCTACGGGACTTCCGCCGACTTTCTGGACCGTCGCGTTCGCAAGGGGCAGATTGTCCTTCTGGATGTGGATGTGCAGGGGGGGACGGCGATTCGTGCCGCTCGTCCGGATGCGGTTCTGGTGTTTCTGATGCCGCCCGGGCTGACCGCGCTGGAGGAGCGCCTTCGCGGAAGGCATACGGATGCCGAGGATGTGATCCTGCGCAGAATGACGGCGGCCCGCCTCGAAATGGAGTACGCTTCGGAGTATGATTACCTCATCGTGAACCATGATCTGGATGCCGCCCGCCAGGCGGTGAAAGCTGTTGTGGAGGCGGAACGGGCACGAACCCGCCGCCTTCTGGAGATGAACCCGGCCAACCGAGATCCGGTCCTCGTCCAGACCGGGACCGCGCCATCACAATCCGAACTCACGGAGAATCTGGAGAGACAATGA